In Sphaeramia orbicularis chromosome 3, fSphaOr1.1, whole genome shotgun sequence, a genomic segment contains:
- the ppfia1 gene encoding liprin-alpha-1 isoform X4 → MMCEVMPTISEAEGPGGGSGRRGSGSPLQSDSEGHFESLMVSMLEERDRLLETLRETQENLGLTQGKLHEVSHERDSLQRQLNTALPQEFAALTKEVNICREQLLEKEEEIAELKAERNNTRLLLEHLECLVSRHERSLRMTVVKRQAQSPAGVSSEVEVLKALKSLFEHHKALDEKVRERLRVALERCSALEEQLTISHKELAYLREQSSQKRGLADGTSEVNHHSDTTPSTNGKRSSDGSLSQEEDLGPGLGKVGELQEVVDRQTADLGQMKERMASMASRINELEEDLDTARKDLIKSEDMNTRLQRDLRESMAQKEDMEERITTLEKRYLAAQREATSVHDLNDKLENEVANKESLFRQTEDRNRQLQEKLELAEQKLQQTIRKAETLPEVEAELAQRVAALTKCVLCGTKGAKTQKKAEERHGNVEERLRQMEAQLEEKNQELLRARQREKMNEEHNKRLSETVDKLLSESNERLQLHLKERMSALEDKNALIRELDHTKKLIEESHHEKEQLLIQIETMRAENEQGRSRSNSLLHGRSQLGSTPDFRYPVSASSMMDSNSDHYGSALVLRRPQKGRVAALRDEPSKRHVQTLNEQEWERMQQANVLANVAQAFESDMDASDLEEDRETIFSSVDLLSPGGQADAQTLALMLQEQLDAINNEIRMIQEEKESTAIRAEEIECRVGSGDSLGGRFRSMSSIPPSLCAGSSLGGSPPGSGNSTPRRIPRSPNRELDRMGVMTLPSDLRKHRRKSAQDDKATIRCETSPPTTPRSMRLNREVGHAASHEDIRDFRGLTGLQDGQGSNPSSSNSSQDSLNKAAKKKSIKSSIGRLFGKKEKGRPSIPGKDSPGQAGTPEAETSPKDGLGMGTLSGPAEKNRKLQKKHELLEEARRQGLPFAQWDGPTVVVWLELWVGMPAWYVAACRANVKSGAIMSALSDTEIQREIGISNPLHRLKLRLAIQEIMSLTSPSAPPTSRTTTGNVWVTHEEMETLAATPPTEDDEGSWAQTLAYGDMNHEWIGNEWLPSLGLPQYRSYFMESLVDARMLDHLTKKDLRGQLKMVDSFHRNSFQCGVMCLRRLNYDRKELERRRDDSQLEQKDVLVWSNERVISWIQAIGLKEYSSNLYESGVHGALLALDETFDHNTLALLLQIPTQNTQARAALEREFNSLLAIGTERRMEEDDDKNFRRAPSWRKKFRPKDMRGMSLGTSDTLPANFRVTGSSAASPSTQPKRSPMDGNRWSEDDGEFPAFKTRMMN, encoded by the exons GAGTTTGCTGCACTAACAAAGGAGGTGAATATTTGCCGGGAGCAACTtctggagaaagaggaggagattgCAGAGCTGAAGGCTGAGAGGAACAACACTCGG CTCCTGTTAGAACATCTGGAGTGTCTGGTGTCTCGCCATGAGCGTAGTCTAAGGATGACAGTGGTGAAGAGACAAGCTCAGTCCCCAGCTGGGGTCTCGAGTGAAGTGGAGGTCCTCAAAGCCCTTAAGTCACTCTTTGAACACCATAAAGCTCTGGATGAGAAg GTAAGAGAAAGACTGCGTGTTGCCTTGGAAAGATGCAGCGCCTTAGAAGAGCAACTTACCATTTCACATAAAGAA TTGGCTTACCTCAGGGAACAGAGCAGCCAGAAGAGGGGGCTGGCAGATGGAACCAGTGAAGTCAACCACCACTCTGACACCACACCAAGCACTAACGGCAAG AGGTCTTCAGATGGTTCACTGAGTCAAGAGGAGGACTTGGGTCCTGGACTGGGTAAGGTGGGTGAACTTCAGGAGGTTGTGGATCGTCAGACAGCTGACTTGGGCCAAATGAAGGAGCGCATGGCTTCTATGGCATCACGTATCAATGAACTAGAGGAGGACCTAGATACAGCTCGGAAGGATCTCATCAAATCTGAAGACATGAACACACGACTGCAAAGAGACCTGAGGGAG TCAATGGCTCAGAAGGAAGACATGGAGGAGAGGATAACCACTCTGGAGAAACGCTACCTAGCAGCTCAGCGGGAGGCTACCTCTGTCCATGACCTCAATGACAAACTGGAGAATGAAGTGGCCAACAAGGAGTCCCTCTTTAGACAA acTGAGGACAGAAATCGTCAGCTTCAGGAGAAGCTGGAGTTGGCTGAGCAAAAGCTGCAGCAGACTATCCGCAAAGCAGAGACTCTGCCTGAGGTGGAAGCTGAGCTTGCCCAGAGGGTAGCTGCTCTCACAAAG TGTGTTCTGTGTGGCACTAAAGGCGCTAAGACCCAGAAAAAG GCAGAGGAACGCCATGGCAACGTGGAGGAGAGACTGAGGCAGATGGAGGCCCAGCTGGAGGAGAAAAACCAGGAGCTGCTCAGG GCTCGTCAGCGAGAAAAAAtgaatgaggagcacaacaagcGTCTGTCTGAGACAGTGGATAAGCTTCTGTCAGAGTCCAACGAGAGGCTCCAACTCCATCTCAAAGAGAGGATGTCTGCTCTTGAGGATAAG AATGCCCTCATAAGAGAACTAGATCACACCAAAAAGTTAATTGAGGAGTCTCACCATGAGAAG GAGCAGCTCCTGATCCAGATTGAGACAATGAGAGCAGAGAATGAGCAGGGTAGAAGCAGAAGTAACTCTCTGCTACATGG acggTCTCAGCTGGGCAGCACTCCAGACTTCAGGTACCCAGTGTCAGCTTCATCGATGATGGACAGCAACTCAGACCACTATGGCAGCGCGCTTGTACTGAGGAGGCCTCAGAAGGGAAGGGTGGCAGCGTTGAGGGATGAGCCATCCAAA CGACAT GTGCAGACTCTAAATGAGCAGGAGTGGGAGCGCATGCAACAGGCCAATGTCTTGGCAAATGTGGCCCAGGCTTTTGAGAGTGATATGGACGCCTCAGACCTGGAAGAAGACCGGGAGACAATTTTTAGCTCGGTGGACCTGCTGTCCCCTGGTGGCCAGGCTGATGCACAGACGCTTGCCTTAATGCTGCAGGAGCAACTTGATGCCATCAACAATGAAATCAG AATGATCCAAGAGGAGAAGGAGAGCACAGCCATTCGGGCAGAGGAGATCGAGTGTCGAGTGGGCAGCGGTGATAGCCTGGGAGGCCGTTTCCGCTCCATGAGTTCCATCCCTCCATCGTTGTGTGCTGGCTCCTCATTGGGCGGCTCTCCTCCCGGCTCTGGAAACTCCACCCCTAGACGCATTCCCCGTAGCCCCAACAGAGAACTGGACCGCATGGGTGTCATGACCTTG CCTAGTGACCTGCGCAAGCATCGCAGGAAG TCAGCTCAGGATGACAAGGCCACTATCCGATGTGAGACGTCGCCCCCTACCACTCCACGCTCGATGCGCCTCAACAGGGAGGTGGGTCATGCTGCCAGCCACGAGGACATCCGAGATTTTAGAGG TCTGACTGGCCTGCAGGACGGTCAGGGCAGTAACCCCAGCAGCAGTAACAGCAGCCAAGACTCCCTCAACAAAGCAGCCAAGAAGAAAAGCATCAAGTCTTCCATTGGCCGCCTCTTTGGGAAGAAGGAGAAGGGCCGACCCAGTATTCCCGGCAAGGACTCGCCCGGCCAAG CTGGTACTCCTGAGGCAGAGACCTCTCCAAAGGATGGCTTAGGAATGGGAACCCTGTCAGGCCCTGCAGAGAAAAACCGAAAACTGCAGAAGAA GCATGAATTACTGGAGGAAGCTCGTAGGCAGGGCCTACCATTTGCCCAGTGGGATGGACCAACAGTTGTGGTTTGGCTGGAG CTGTGGGTGGGTATGCCTGCGTGGTACGTGGCTGCATGCCGTGCCAACGTGAAGAGTGGAGCCATTATGTCAGCGCTGTCAGACACAGAGATTCAACGGGAGATCGGAATAAGCAACCCATTACATCGTCTCAAACTTCGGCTGGCTATCCAAGAAATCATGTCTCTCACCAGCCcttctgctccgcccacttcaaGAACG ACCACAGGAAACGTTTGGGTCACACATGAAGAAATGGAAACTTTGGCAGCCACACCTCCCACG GAGGATGACGAGGGTAGCTGGGCCCAG ACATTGGCATATGGAGACATGAATCACGAGTGGATCGGTAATGAGTGGCTGCCCAGTTTGGGTTTGCCTCAGTACCGCTCTTACTTCATGGAGTCCCTGGTGGACGCCCGCATGCTCGACCACCTCACCAAAAAGGACCTCAGAGGACAACTCAAAATGGTTGATAGCTTCCACAG GAACAGTTTTCAGTGTGGAGTCATGTGTCTGAGGCGGCTCAACTATGACAGGAAAGAGCTGGAGAGGCGAAGAGATGACTCACAGCTTGAACAAAAAG ATGTGCTGGTATGGAGTAATGAGCGTGTAATCAGCTGGATTCAGGCCATTGGGCTCAAAGAGTACAGTAGTAACCTTTATGAAAGTGGAGTGCATGGAGCGCTGCTGGCTCTGGATGAAACCTTCGACCACAACACGCTGGCCCTGCTCCTCCAGATccccacacagaacacacag GCCAGAGCAGCTCTGGAGCGTGAATTCAACAGTCTGCTGGCCATTGGCACAGAACGGAGAATGGAAGAG GATGATGATAAGAACTTCCGTCGCGCTCCGTCATGGAGGAAAAAGTTCAGGCCCAAAGACATGAGGGGGATGTCCTTGGGTACATCCGATACCCTGCCCGCTAACTTCAGAGTGACCGGCAGCAGCGCAGCATCTCCCTCGACACAGCCAAAGAGGAGCCCCATGGACG
- the ppfia1 gene encoding liprin-alpha-1 isoform X10 gives MMCEVMPTISEAEGPGGGSGRRGSGSPLQSDSEGHFESLMVSMLEERDRLLETLRETQENLGLTQGKLHEVSHERDSLQRQLNTALPQEFAALTKEVNICREQLLEKEEEIAELKAERNNTRLLLEHLECLVSRHERSLRMTVVKRQAQSPAGVSSEVEVLKALKSLFEHHKALDEKVRERLRVALERCSALEEQLTISHKELAYLREQSSQKRGLADGTSEVNHHSDTTPSTNGKRSSDGSLSQEEDLGPGLGKVGELQEVVDRQTADLGQMKERMASMASRINELEEDLDTARKDLIKSEDMNTRLQRDLRESMAQKEDMEERITTLEKRYLAAQREATSVHDLNDKLENEVANKESLFRQTEDRNRQLQEKLELAEQKLQQTIRKAETLPEVEAELAQRVAALTKAEERHGNVEERLRQMEAQLEEKNQELLRARQREKMNEEHNKRLSETVDKLLSESNERLQLHLKERMSALEDKNALIRELDHTKKLIEESHHEKEQLLIQIETMRAENEQGRSRSNSLLHGRSQLGSTPDFRYPVSASSMMDSNSDHYGSALVLRRPQKGRVAALRDEPSKVQTLNEQEWERMQQANVLANVAQAFESDMDASDLEEDRETIFSSVDLLSPGGQADAQTLALMLQEQLDAINNEIRMIQEEKESTAIRAEEIECRVGSGDSLGGRFRSMSSIPPSLCAGSSLGGSPPGSGNSTPRRIPRSPNRELDRMGVMTLPSDLRKHRRKSAQDDKATIRCETSPPTTPRSMRLNREVGHAASHEDIRDFRGLTGLQDGQGSNPSSSNSSQDSLNKAAKKKSIKSSIGRLFGKKEKGRPSIPGKDSPGQAGTPEAETSPKDGLGMGTLSGPAEKNRKLQKNPKTGHELLEEARRQGLPFAQWDGPTVVVWLELWVGMPAWYVAACRANVKSGAIMSALSDTEIQREIGISNPLHRLKLRLAIQEIMSLTSPSAPPTSRTTTGNVWVTHEEMETLAATPPTEDDEGSWAQTLAYGDMNHEWIGNEWLPSLGLPQYRSYFMESLVDARMLDHLTKKDLRGQLKMVDSFHRNSFQCGVMCLRRLNYDRKELERRRDDSQLEQKDVLVWSNERVISWIQAIGLKEYSSNLYESGVHGALLALDETFDHNTLALLLQIPTQNTQARAALEREFNSLLAIGTERRMEEDDDKNFRRAPSWRKKFRPKDMRGMSLGTSDTLPANFRVTGSSAASPSTQPKRSPMDGNRWSEDDGEFPAFKTRMMN, from the exons GAGTTTGCTGCACTAACAAAGGAGGTGAATATTTGCCGGGAGCAACTtctggagaaagaggaggagattgCAGAGCTGAAGGCTGAGAGGAACAACACTCGG CTCCTGTTAGAACATCTGGAGTGTCTGGTGTCTCGCCATGAGCGTAGTCTAAGGATGACAGTGGTGAAGAGACAAGCTCAGTCCCCAGCTGGGGTCTCGAGTGAAGTGGAGGTCCTCAAAGCCCTTAAGTCACTCTTTGAACACCATAAAGCTCTGGATGAGAAg GTAAGAGAAAGACTGCGTGTTGCCTTGGAAAGATGCAGCGCCTTAGAAGAGCAACTTACCATTTCACATAAAGAA TTGGCTTACCTCAGGGAACAGAGCAGCCAGAAGAGGGGGCTGGCAGATGGAACCAGTGAAGTCAACCACCACTCTGACACCACACCAAGCACTAACGGCAAG AGGTCTTCAGATGGTTCACTGAGTCAAGAGGAGGACTTGGGTCCTGGACTGGGTAAGGTGGGTGAACTTCAGGAGGTTGTGGATCGTCAGACAGCTGACTTGGGCCAAATGAAGGAGCGCATGGCTTCTATGGCATCACGTATCAATGAACTAGAGGAGGACCTAGATACAGCTCGGAAGGATCTCATCAAATCTGAAGACATGAACACACGACTGCAAAGAGACCTGAGGGAG TCAATGGCTCAGAAGGAAGACATGGAGGAGAGGATAACCACTCTGGAGAAACGCTACCTAGCAGCTCAGCGGGAGGCTACCTCTGTCCATGACCTCAATGACAAACTGGAGAATGAAGTGGCCAACAAGGAGTCCCTCTTTAGACAA acTGAGGACAGAAATCGTCAGCTTCAGGAGAAGCTGGAGTTGGCTGAGCAAAAGCTGCAGCAGACTATCCGCAAAGCAGAGACTCTGCCTGAGGTGGAAGCTGAGCTTGCCCAGAGGGTAGCTGCTCTCACAAAG GCAGAGGAACGCCATGGCAACGTGGAGGAGAGACTGAGGCAGATGGAGGCCCAGCTGGAGGAGAAAAACCAGGAGCTGCTCAGG GCTCGTCAGCGAGAAAAAAtgaatgaggagcacaacaagcGTCTGTCTGAGACAGTGGATAAGCTTCTGTCAGAGTCCAACGAGAGGCTCCAACTCCATCTCAAAGAGAGGATGTCTGCTCTTGAGGATAAG AATGCCCTCATAAGAGAACTAGATCACACCAAAAAGTTAATTGAGGAGTCTCACCATGAGAAG GAGCAGCTCCTGATCCAGATTGAGACAATGAGAGCAGAGAATGAGCAGGGTAGAAGCAGAAGTAACTCTCTGCTACATGG acggTCTCAGCTGGGCAGCACTCCAGACTTCAGGTACCCAGTGTCAGCTTCATCGATGATGGACAGCAACTCAGACCACTATGGCAGCGCGCTTGTACTGAGGAGGCCTCAGAAGGGAAGGGTGGCAGCGTTGAGGGATGAGCCATCCAAA GTGCAGACTCTAAATGAGCAGGAGTGGGAGCGCATGCAACAGGCCAATGTCTTGGCAAATGTGGCCCAGGCTTTTGAGAGTGATATGGACGCCTCAGACCTGGAAGAAGACCGGGAGACAATTTTTAGCTCGGTGGACCTGCTGTCCCCTGGTGGCCAGGCTGATGCACAGACGCTTGCCTTAATGCTGCAGGAGCAACTTGATGCCATCAACAATGAAATCAG AATGATCCAAGAGGAGAAGGAGAGCACAGCCATTCGGGCAGAGGAGATCGAGTGTCGAGTGGGCAGCGGTGATAGCCTGGGAGGCCGTTTCCGCTCCATGAGTTCCATCCCTCCATCGTTGTGTGCTGGCTCCTCATTGGGCGGCTCTCCTCCCGGCTCTGGAAACTCCACCCCTAGACGCATTCCCCGTAGCCCCAACAGAGAACTGGACCGCATGGGTGTCATGACCTTG CCTAGTGACCTGCGCAAGCATCGCAGGAAG TCAGCTCAGGATGACAAGGCCACTATCCGATGTGAGACGTCGCCCCCTACCACTCCACGCTCGATGCGCCTCAACAGGGAGGTGGGTCATGCTGCCAGCCACGAGGACATCCGAGATTTTAGAGG TCTGACTGGCCTGCAGGACGGTCAGGGCAGTAACCCCAGCAGCAGTAACAGCAGCCAAGACTCCCTCAACAAAGCAGCCAAGAAGAAAAGCATCAAGTCTTCCATTGGCCGCCTCTTTGGGAAGAAGGAGAAGGGCCGACCCAGTATTCCCGGCAAGGACTCGCCCGGCCAAG CTGGTACTCCTGAGGCAGAGACCTCTCCAAAGGATGGCTTAGGAATGGGAACCCTGTCAGGCCCTGCAGAGAAAAACCGAAAACTGCAGAAGAA TCCAAAGACAGG GCATGAATTACTGGAGGAAGCTCGTAGGCAGGGCCTACCATTTGCCCAGTGGGATGGACCAACAGTTGTGGTTTGGCTGGAG CTGTGGGTGGGTATGCCTGCGTGGTACGTGGCTGCATGCCGTGCCAACGTGAAGAGTGGAGCCATTATGTCAGCGCTGTCAGACACAGAGATTCAACGGGAGATCGGAATAAGCAACCCATTACATCGTCTCAAACTTCGGCTGGCTATCCAAGAAATCATGTCTCTCACCAGCCcttctgctccgcccacttcaaGAACG ACCACAGGAAACGTTTGGGTCACACATGAAGAAATGGAAACTTTGGCAGCCACACCTCCCACG GAGGATGACGAGGGTAGCTGGGCCCAG ACATTGGCATATGGAGACATGAATCACGAGTGGATCGGTAATGAGTGGCTGCCCAGTTTGGGTTTGCCTCAGTACCGCTCTTACTTCATGGAGTCCCTGGTGGACGCCCGCATGCTCGACCACCTCACCAAAAAGGACCTCAGAGGACAACTCAAAATGGTTGATAGCTTCCACAG GAACAGTTTTCAGTGTGGAGTCATGTGTCTGAGGCGGCTCAACTATGACAGGAAAGAGCTGGAGAGGCGAAGAGATGACTCACAGCTTGAACAAAAAG ATGTGCTGGTATGGAGTAATGAGCGTGTAATCAGCTGGATTCAGGCCATTGGGCTCAAAGAGTACAGTAGTAACCTTTATGAAAGTGGAGTGCATGGAGCGCTGCTGGCTCTGGATGAAACCTTCGACCACAACACGCTGGCCCTGCTCCTCCAGATccccacacagaacacacag GCCAGAGCAGCTCTGGAGCGTGAATTCAACAGTCTGCTGGCCATTGGCACAGAACGGAGAATGGAAGAG GATGATGATAAGAACTTCCGTCGCGCTCCGTCATGGAGGAAAAAGTTCAGGCCCAAAGACATGAGGGGGATGTCCTTGGGTACATCCGATACCCTGCCCGCTAACTTCAGAGTGACCGGCAGCAGCGCAGCATCTCCCTCGACACAGCCAAAGAGGAGCCCCATGGACG